A stretch of DNA from Cryptomeria japonica chromosome 4, Sugi_1.0, whole genome shotgun sequence:
TCTAAAAATCCATTTtaggttaaaattatttttaaccaaATTAAATCATTTCCGATATTCAAAAATGCTTATCTCTCCCTCaattaattttctcaatttttaattgaatctaatatttCCATTTTCAAAGTCAATGAGGGAaaaaaagattttattattttCCTATTTCCATTTAATATTTTTACAAAAATGCATATACATAGCTAATTTTCACAATTTTTATTTAAAATGCATATACTTATTTAATTCACCATTTTGAAAATAACATTTAATCAAACTTATTAGTAATATGAACTAAACaattttgatttattgattaatcacacaaaggggtcctatttaatttaatccaTTTTATTTACGAATGCATAATAAACACATTTAACTAATTAAACACtttaagatttaatagttaatttcacaaaCGCATAACACGCAACTCAAGAAAACCAATTAAACTCATGACCCGCATACCAGACATGGGTAACTGACagacgactgacaatgctcactattgAGCTTGGCTAGGGTTAAAATGTAGGGTCTTACGACTATCTCATCCACTTCCATCAGActaataaggcacgctcagacatgtgaagctaggtggagatgatacctcgtacctacatggtacttgtacctgcaatttcttgcatcaatgaaccacacatgcatatatatacaaacacaataGACATACCGGTGAAAGATAATCATGACGTTcgttgtctcaccgaaatgagtgaaggaaaatcatatcCTCGCACCCCACACAatcacaaacatgaaacatgtatctaACACATCGCACACATAAAATAAATGTGTCAATCCATGTCAGTATTCCAATATAATAACATTAACCATCATTAAGAGAAATAATCCGTAAACAAGATTCAACGATACACATATTAAGCATAATACCtgaatataacatcacaacatggtataTCAACCATCCAAGTAAGCTACTAaaaagtcaatcaaggttaaattgGGTCTAAAAGAATCTGATTAGGACAAAGATACTACATACTAACACTTATACAATATTAGTGTGTTGTTTATGATTTGTTGACctcttatttatttgttttttaataaCACCAACACCTCAGTACTGTTATAAACACACATTTTTTATCATTCCATATAGATATAAGAATCCAACttctcttaaaaaaaaaagaaagataaaaggCCTTAATCACCAAGCACATGGAGTCTGAATTTGAAACTTTcacttttgaattttaaaataacgaCCCAACGAATTTAATTGGGCGATTGTAATAGTGACCTTATAATAACATGTTCAAGACCCCGAGGGAAACAAAAGTTAAAACGCCCTCACTGATCTAATTAGAAAGGAAATCTGTGTTGATCGAGATGCCTTGGCTCTCGGTCTAATTACTCTTCTGTGTTTGGGGCTAGTTATCAAAAGGAGAAAATGAAAGAGGTGCCAGAGAACTGTATATCTGAGATCCTGTCATTTACTACTCCTCGCGATGCCTGCAGACTCGCAGCAGTCTCCAAGGCTTTTAGATCTGCAGCTTCCTCAGACTCTCTCTGGGACAAATGGCTTCCTGCCCATTATGCCCAAATCCTCGCTAACTCTGTTTCTCCTATCACTTTCTCTCCGAAAAAACAACTCTACTTTCACCTGTGTCAGTCAATCTTTCTGAACGGAGGAACCCAGGTGGGTGCACAGATTTTATTGTTTTCCTGTTGGTATTATTCTCCTTTAAACTTTTCACACAATTCATTGCCAACGTGCAGAGATTTTGGCTACAAAGGCCAACTGGAAAAGTGTGTTATTTGTTATCTTCTAGAGAATTATCAATCGTCTGGGGTGATGATGAACGCTATTGGGGGTGGAGTCCTGGTGAAGTTGCGAATTCCAGGTAGATTCCTTTTGATTGATCTCATGATAGATAATTTTAGTGGCTCAGATATATTTCATTTTTCCAAGAAACATACTGGCAAgctaagaagaagagaagaaattttTAGACGAATGTTAATTTAAGAATTCAATATCCCAATTCTTAGTTGAAGGATTTTTAACTTACAATTTTTTGTGTCCCTTAAATTGCTATGTATGCACTGAAGGCACCGTAGGATACATACTCGGGGTTATAAAAgttaaaataaaatgaaacaaaaaCTATTTCTGGAGTTCAGCTGCTATCTACCTGAAACTTTTAGGGTTGTATAGTTTATACGGTTTCTGCGCCCCGTAGATTAGTGAATTCTCTGTTGTTGGGTAAGACCTTTAGGGTTGTATAGTTTATAGGGTTTCTTGATTCCTCATTCAATTGGGTGCGATCCTTTAGTTATTGGGATCGTTGGCAACCGGTGCCAGCCCTTGCTGGAAAGCTTCTCCAGCAATCTTGAACAGCTAGCAATCCTAGAACTTTCTGTCAGCCTTAAAAATCTAAAATCAAAATTATGCGTGTCCCTCGAAGTCAATTATAGTTTAGCAACTTCTTGTTTTAAAACATCCTCAAAATAATTTCCTACTGGTTAGTGAGACCTCCCTAACCAGATGCCAATTGGGTTAGTGAGACCTCCTTGTGGAAGCCCCACCCAAGGACTTATCTCCATTTACCTATACATACTGTTCAAGGTTGGTAGCCCTGGCTTTGGCGGTGTAGTATAGCACGCCTCTCTTTCAGAAATTTGTTCTTTCTTGCAAAGCAATAGCCATTCTTCTCAATTTATGTTGCAAGGTGATGTGACTTTATCCTTAACTGACATTACATTTTTTCCCCGACGTCTGATAAAAGCCTTAAGGGTTAATGTTGTTTGTTCAGTTTCACGGAAGTGGCCGAAGTAAAGAAGGTTGCGTGGTTCGAGGTAAAGAGCAAATTTGACTGCAGGCTGTTGTCGCCAAATACAGACTACTCTTTGTCATTTCTGATTAAATTTGGACCCCGCCCTATTGGGTGGAATGTGCTTCCCCTGAAATTTTCTATTACAACTGtagaaggtgatgaagtgaaatcaGGTCGGCTGTTAAGGGACAGGGAAGGAGCAAGCATAGATCCAAATTTGAAGATCGCTCCTTTGAATTATCAAAGTAATGGGTGGATAGAAGTTGTTGCAGGGGAATTTACTGTCAAAGCGTACACTGATTCTGAGGTGCCAAGATACGTGGAATTCAGTATGAAAGAGGTAGATTCTGGTCGTTGGAAATCTGGACTATTTTTTGATGGTGTTAGGATTCAACCCATATCAGCTTAGTGGTTTTGGTATGTATCAGTTTTTGTTGTCGGAGTGGTTTTGTGACATTTACAAAATTGGTGTGATGACGTTTCTAGAATAAGATTGTGTCAGAAAGCTGGTACTTGAGATTGACTGTACTTGAGATTAACTGCAGGCCTATAATTTTGAATAAGGCTCTGTAATATAACCCAAAATATATGAATATAGTTCCCCTCACCTTTGAAGGTAGATAATGTTTTCACCCTTCTTTCTCTCTGATATCTTTTAGGTTGTTGCCTACAGGGCAGCTCTTTTCTGCATGTAAGAATCTTCGCATAAGAATAGGAGCATTTTCACTGTACTTCATATATTTTGCAAGTTTTATATTCTTGAGGTCTTGAACACATGACCAAGAGCGAATAGAGCCTTGCCAATCTATCCACACCACTGTGCAATCTATATATGGTGGAATTTCTTTTGACGAAAATTTTGTTGCAAATTCTATGTCTTGTTTAAGCCACACTGTAAGGACAGTGGTGAAGTGCATTGTATTGTGAATAAATTAACAAGTACACATTCAATATGAACACTCAGTTTTGTAAATAGTTGATGTTGAGACATGGATCAGCTAGGATTCAAACCTAGGACCTCCcaacgctgctggagtgctctaccactgagctactggcccctcttggaccagtctatcgtcggtccaggtgtggcttatttccaacagcagcacccccccttaagccacacctctcgtgtgcttgggactcctagcttggacctggctctgataccatgttgagacatggaccagctaggactcaaacctaggaccttccaacgctgctggagtgctgtaccactgagctactggcccctcttggaccagtccatcgtcagtgcgagtgtggcttatttccaacaccaacagttgATTCTTCATTCTACTATGTTTAAAAAACAGGAAATATATTAGGCACATATTTGGACATTACTATGA
This window harbors:
- the LOC131052445 gene encoding F-box protein At2g02240; the protein is MKEVPENCISEILSFTTPRDACRLAAVSKAFRSAASSDSLWDKWLPAHYAQILANSVSPITFSPKKQLYFHLCQSIFLNGGTQRFWLQRPTGKVCYLLSSRELSIVWGDDERYWGWSPGEVANSSFTEVAEVKKVAWFEVKSKFDCRLLSPNTDYSLSFLIKFGPRPIGWNVLPLKFSITTVEGDEVKSGRLLRDREGASIDPNLKIAPLNYQSNGWIEVVAGEFTVKAYTDSEVPRYVEFSMKEVDSGRWKSGLFFDGVRIQPISA